Part of the Thermococcus sp. 18S1 genome, GACTACTACCCCCACCAGCTCAGCGGCGGCCAGAGACAGAGGATAAGCATAGCGATGGCGATGGCCTTCAACCCGAAGCTCCTCATCGCGGACGAGCCGACGACGGCTTTGGACGTTATCGTGCAGGACTCCATAATGGACCTCATAGACGCCCTCAAGGCCGAGGGAACGAGCATCTACTTCGTTACCCACGACATCTCGCTTGCAGCCGAGAGGAGCGACAAGATAGCCGTCATGTACGCGGGGAAGCTCGTCGAGTTCGGAACCGTCGAGCAGATAGTCGAGAACCCGCTCCACCCGTACACGAAGGCGCTCATCGAGGCGGTTCCAGACCTCTGGAAGGAGAGCGAGGTCAGGGCGATTCCGGGATACCCACCCGACCTGAGGAACCCGCCCAAGGGCTGCCGGTTCCACCCGAGGTGCCCGGTTTTCAAGGAGCGCTCGACGCTTAAGGGCCTCTGCGACGCGGTCGAGCCCGAGATGATAGAGTACGAGAAGGGCCACTTCGTGGCCTGCCATCTCTACGGGGGTGCGGGGGAATGAGCGAGCCACTGCTTCGCGTTGAGAACCTGAGGAAGTACTTCCCGATCAGGAGAAACATCCTGGAGGTTCTCAGGAAGGAGCCGCCGCGCTACGTCAAGGCCGTTGACGGCATCAGTTTCGAGATAGACAGGGGGGAGGTTCTGGCGCTCATCGGTGAGAGCGGGTGCGGTAAAACGACCGCCGGGAGGACCGTTTTGAGGCTTATAGAACCCACTGACGGCAAGATAATCTTCGACGGGACGAATATAACGGAGCTCTCCCGCGAGGAGATGAGGCCCTTCAGGCGGAGGATGCAGATAATCTTCCAGGACCCCTACGCCAGCCTGAGCCCCAGGATGAAGATCGGCGATGCGATAGCCCATCCGCTCCTCGTCCATGGGATAGCCGAGAAGGAGGAGGCGAAGGAGATAGCCCTTAAGATGCTGAAGCGCGTCGGCTTGACCCCGGAGGATGAGTTCTACGACCGCTACCCCCACCACCTAAGCGGCGGCCAGAGGCAGCGCGTCGTGATAGCAAGGGCGATGGTCCTGAAGCCGGAGTTTGTGGTGGCTGACGAGGCAGTCTCGATGATAGACGTCTCCATGCGCGCCTCAATCCTCGAACTTCTCGAGTCCTTCAGGGAGGAGTACAACCTCAGCCAGCTCTTCATAACCCACGACATAGCGGTCGGCAAGCTCATAGCGGACAGGATAGCGGTGATGTACCTCGGCAAGATAGTCGAGATCGGCCCGACCGAGGAGGTCCTGAAGAACCCCGCCCACCCGTACACGATGGCCCTCATCCAGGCGGTTCCATCGATAGCGCGCAGGAAGAAGGAGAAGAAGCTCAAGATAACAGGAGAAGTCCCCAACGCCGCCAACCCGCCGAAGGGATGCCGCTTCCATCCAAGGTGCCCGTTCTCGAGCGAGGTCTGCATAGCCCACGAGCCGGAGCTGGTGGAGATAAGCCACAACCACTTCGTTGCCTGCCACCATCCGCTTCACTAGCTTTCTTTTCTTAATTTCCGGTCTATTTTCAGCATCTCCCTCCACTGTCTTCCCGGCCAGTAGATTTGACCGCAATTCTCACAGACGTAGAACTCATCGTATTTTTGGTAGACGCTCTCGGGAACCTTACCCCTAACTTCATCCTTGGAAACCGGCCGGATGAGGCCGTTGCATTTTGGACAGCGGGCATTGGGGGGAAACAGCTCCCTGAACTCAAGACCGTGCTTCTTAAGCTCCCCGACCTGCCCCTCAAGAGAGTTCGAATTCAGCAGGATTGATTCAACCCCAAACTTCTCCGCCCTCTTTGCGAGGCCCGAGTCCCTGGTCAGGAGAACCCGGTTCTCAGCCAGGGCAACCCGGAGTATCTCATCGTCATCTTCAATGCCGTAGAGCGTGTCGTAGCCGTACAGCCGGAGCCACCTCGCGAGCCGGCCGAGCATCATATCAGCTATGAACCTCATGTTTGGGAGTTGGCGGCAATCCTTATAAGGGAACTATTTCACAGCCATGAAATAGGTGGTGGGTTTGATAGTCTACTTCATCGGCACCGGCGGGAGCGAGGGAATTCCGGCGCACCTCTGCACCTGCTCTACATGCAGCGAGGCGAGGAAGTTCGGTTTTGCCCAGAGGAGGCCCTCAACGCTGGCCATTATAACCGAAACGGGAAAAGCCGTTCTCTTCGACGTTGGAACCGACATAAGGGACTTCCTGAACGTTCCGCTGGAGGCCATTTTCCTCACCCACTGGCACCACGACCACATCTACGGCCTCTACAAGCTCAGATGGATGGCACTTGAAACCCCGCTCTACGCGCCGGAGGGACACGCCGATGCTCTAATTCTTCGTGAGCCCAAGAACCTTCAGCCGAAGGTCGTGAAACCGGGCGATGTCATCGAGCTCGACACCCTCAAAATCACCGCCTTCCGGCTAAACCATCAGGTCGAAACCCTCGGCTATCTCATCGAGGAGGACGGAAAGAGCATTGCTCTCCTCTACGATACTAAAGGCCTCCCAGAGGAGACGTGGGAGTTCCTCGGGGAGAAGGCACCCCTTAGGCTGGCGATAGTTGACGCGACCTATCCCCCGGGGGCCGACGACCCGTATCACAACAACGTTGACGAGGCGGCGGAGATTGGACTCCGGCTCGCCGAAAGAACGGTCCTCAGCCACATCTCCCATAAGAACCTGCCCTTCCTTGAGCTGACGGAGTACGTGAGGAAGAGGTGGAGAAACAGAGCCCTGGTAGCCTACGACGGCATGGTGTTCTACGTCTAAACGTTTTTATCCGTTTCCGCCCAAAAGAAACCGGTGATGCCATGCGCGTTCTTGAGCTGGCGAAGAGGAGAAAGACCGTGAGGCAGTTTCTCCCGGAGAGGCCCCCGAAGGATGATTTAATGAAGGCCATCAAGGCGGCAAAGGAAGCGCCGAGCGGCATGAACGCCCAGCCCTGGAAGTTCGTGGTTGTAGACGACGACTGGCTCAAGGGGAAGATAAGGGAGCTCTGCGAGGAGGAAGAGGAGAAGTTCTACTCCAGAACCAAGGGTGACCTGATGGCGTGGCTGAACGCCAAGGGCTTTAAGCCCGAGAAGCCCTTCCTCAGCGAGGCCCCGTATCTGATCCTCGTGTTTGGACACACAAAGGCCCCGTACTGGCTCCAATCAACGTGGATAGCGGTTGGATACCTTCTCCTTGCGCTCGAAGAGCTCGGCCTTGGAACCGTCACATACACTCCCCCGAACCCCAAACCAATCGAAGAACTCCTCAACGCTCCCCCAAGCTACAAGCTTCAGACGATTCTGCCCGTCGGCTATCCCGCAGACCCGAAGCCGAAGTACGAGA contains:
- a CDS encoding ABC transporter ATP-binding protein, with amino-acid sequence MLLEVKNLSIYYYTLAGVVKGAENVTFSIGRGEWVTFVGESGSGKSTVAHAIMNIVPSPGKVVSGEVIFEGKDLLKLNKEELRKIRGKDISMIFQDPMTSLDPLRKVGDQMVEVMTVHGVPEDEARERAKELLEKVNLPPDRLDYYPHQLSGGQRQRISIAMAMAFNPKLLIADEPTTALDVIVQDSIMDLIDALKAEGTSIYFVTHDISLAAERSDKIAVMYAGKLVEFGTVEQIVENPLHPYTKALIEAVPDLWKESEVRAIPGYPPDLRNPPKGCRFHPRCPVFKERSTLKGLCDAVEPEMIEYEKGHFVACHLYGGAGE
- a CDS encoding nitroreductase family protein, which codes for MRVLELAKRRKTVRQFLPERPPKDDLMKAIKAAKEAPSGMNAQPWKFVVVDDDWLKGKIRELCEEEEEKFYSRTKGDLMAWLNAKGFKPEKPFLSEAPYLILVFGHTKAPYWLQSTWIAVGYLLLALEELGLGTVTYTPPNPKPIEELLNAPPSYKLQTILPVGYPADPKPKYERRKLEEVVSFNGF
- a CDS encoding Mut7-C RNAse domain-containing protein; translation: MRFIADMMLGRLARWLRLYGYDTLYGIEDDDEILRVALAENRVLLTRDSGLAKRAEKFGVESILLNSNSLEGQVGELKKHGLEFRELFPPNARCPKCNGLIRPVSKDEVRGKVPESVYQKYDEFYVCENCGQIYWPGRQWREMLKIDRKLRKES
- a CDS encoding MBL fold metallo-hydrolase; its protein translation is MIVYFIGTGGSEGIPAHLCTCSTCSEARKFGFAQRRPSTLAIITETGKAVLFDVGTDIRDFLNVPLEAIFLTHWHHDHIYGLYKLRWMALETPLYAPEGHADALILREPKNLQPKVVKPGDVIELDTLKITAFRLNHQVETLGYLIEEDGKSIALLYDTKGLPEETWEFLGEKAPLRLAIVDATYPPGADDPYHNNVDEAAEIGLRLAERTVLSHISHKNLPFLELTEYVRKRWRNRALVAYDGMVFYV
- a CDS encoding ABC transporter ATP-binding protein → MSEPLLRVENLRKYFPIRRNILEVLRKEPPRYVKAVDGISFEIDRGEVLALIGESGCGKTTAGRTVLRLIEPTDGKIIFDGTNITELSREEMRPFRRRMQIIFQDPYASLSPRMKIGDAIAHPLLVHGIAEKEEAKEIALKMLKRVGLTPEDEFYDRYPHHLSGGQRQRVVIARAMVLKPEFVVADEAVSMIDVSMRASILELLESFREEYNLSQLFITHDIAVGKLIADRIAVMYLGKIVEIGPTEEVLKNPAHPYTMALIQAVPSIARRKKEKKLKITGEVPNAANPPKGCRFHPRCPFSSEVCIAHEPELVEISHNHFVACHHPLH